The following coding sequences lie in one Deinococcus sp. JMULE3 genomic window:
- a CDS encoding tyrosine-type recombinase/integrase, giving the protein MTLDRTSDTLALVNLTDQALRVRAVEAASTYDTDTLVQVTLAYMTAGSLKGARTSGKTLAAYALAVRDFVPWAQGSGVQLLRPGRRDGGRYVAHLQTRPSRGRGKRGTLSAATVAQYVAGARALYRALRWAGATEAQPFEDAHVPPDPTPGIVKNPPYMREIDEVLAHCDARLGALLLLCAHAGLRVTEALNVRVTDLHGAQLTVAGKGGRTRRVPLGRRVRAALHGLPPVTADGGLFDWSYHHAQYRMRQAFAAAGHGHAWRGFHAARKHSGTRLYRATKDFTRVGLFLGHASVDTTRRYVALEENDVQNEVEDF; this is encoded by the coding sequence TTGACCCTCGACCGCACCAGCGACACCCTCGCCCTGGTCAACCTGACCGATCAGGCCCTGCGGGTCCGCGCCGTCGAGGCCGCCAGCACCTACGACACTGACACCCTGGTGCAGGTCACGCTGGCGTACATGACTGCCGGGAGCCTCAAGGGCGCGCGGACCAGCGGCAAGACCCTCGCGGCGTACGCGCTGGCCGTGCGGGACTTCGTGCCGTGGGCGCAGGGCAGCGGCGTGCAACTGCTGCGCCCCGGTCGGCGGGACGGGGGCCGGTACGTCGCGCACCTCCAGACACGCCCGTCACGCGGGCGCGGGAAACGCGGGACGCTGTCGGCCGCGACGGTCGCGCAGTACGTCGCGGGCGCGCGGGCGCTGTACCGCGCGCTGCGCTGGGCGGGCGCGACCGAGGCGCAACCCTTCGAGGACGCGCACGTGCCGCCCGACCCGACGCCGGGCATCGTGAAGAACCCGCCGTACATGCGGGAGATCGACGAGGTCCTGGCGCACTGCGACGCCCGGCTGGGGGCGCTGCTGCTGCTGTGCGCGCACGCCGGGCTGCGCGTCACCGAGGCGCTGAACGTCCGCGTGACCGACCTGCACGGCGCGCAGCTGACCGTGGCCGGCAAGGGGGGCCGGACCCGCCGCGTGCCCCTGGGACGCCGGGTGCGCGCGGCCCTGCACGGCCTCCCCCCGGTCACGGCGGACGGCGGGCTGTTCGACTGGTCGTACCATCACGCGCAGTACCGCATGCGTCAGGCGTTCGCCGCCGCCGGTCACGGACACGCGTGGCGCGGCTTCCACGCGGCCCGGAAGCACTCGGGGACGCGCCTGTACCGCGCCACGAAGGACTTCACGCGCGTCGGGCTGTTTCTCGGGCACGCGTCGGTGGACACCACGCGCCGCTACGTGGCCCTGGAGGAGAACGACGTGCAGAACGAGGTCGAGGACTTCTGA